The Camelina sativa cultivar DH55 chromosome 14, Cs, whole genome shotgun sequence genome includes a window with the following:
- the LOC109128695 gene encoding uncharacterized protein LOC109128695 gives MQLSLHQLDISNAFLNGDLDEEIYMKLPPGYAELQGEIFSPNVVCRLHKSIYGLKQASRQWFLKFKTTLVGFGFETCHGDHTLFVKEANGHFLVVLVYVDDILIATTDATMAYHLRDQLSSVFQLRDLGPPKYFLGIEIARNDERFCLTQRKYVLDLLETTRFSDCKPSAVPMKPDQQMSFTSFSRRKKKKMVKQDFEGDEDYIIELAKPTDPTLELLTDTKQYRRLIGKLQYLTITRPNISFAVSKVAQYSSAPRKFHLQAAHKVLRYLKGTIGQGLFYGKDDYFSLRGFSDADWGACPDNRRSVTGYAIFIGQSLVSWRSKKQDMVSMSSAESEYRAMSVITKELLWFTYLLKALRVPFSLPVYLYCDNQATLYIASNSIYHERTKHIEFDCHKVREAIEDGVLKTMFVRTDNQLADILTKTLHLTPFRNNIGKMGVINIYSSPS, from the coding sequence ATGCAATTGTCTTTACATCAATTAGACATTTCTAATGCATTCTTGAATGGTGACCTCGATGAGGAAATCTATATGAAGCTACCACCAGGTTATGCTGAGTTACAAGGAGAAATTTTCTCTCCTAATGTTGTTTGCAGGTTACATAAATCGATTTATGGTCTCAAACAGGCGTCGAGACAGTGGTTTTTGAAGTTCAAGACTACTCTTGTGGGATTTGGCTTCGAGACATGTCATGGTGATCATACTCTTTTCGTGAAGGAAGCAAATGGTCATTTCTTGGTAGTTTTGGTATACGTAGATGATATTCTAATTGCCACTACAGATGCTACTATGGCTTACCATCTACGTGATCAACTAAGTTCAGTCTTCCAACTTCGAGATCTTGGTCCTCCTAAATACTTCCTTGGCATTGAAATCGCCAGGAATGATGAAAGATTCTGTCTCACTCAACGAAAATATGTTCTTGACTTGTTAGAGACTACCAGATTTTCAGATTGCAAACCTTCTGCTGTTCCCATGAAGCCAGACCAACAAATGTCTTTTACCAGTTTCTCTcgacgaaagaagaagaagatggttaaACAGGACTTTGAGGGTGATGAAGATTATATTATTGAGCTTGCAAAACCTACTGATCCTACTCTTGAACTTCTTACGGATACGAAGCAATATAGGAGATTGATTGGGAAACTTCAATATCTGACTATCACCCGTccaaatatttcttttgctGTGTCTAAAGTAGCTCAATACTCCTCTGCTCCACGTAAGTTCCATCTCCAAGCTGCACATAAGGTACTTCGCTACTTAAAGGGTACCATCGGCCAAGGCTTATTCTATGGAAAGGATGATTATTTCTCGCTTCGAGGATTCTCTGATGCAGATTGGGGAGCTTGTCCAGACAATAGGCGCTCAGTTACTGGATATGCGATTTTCATAGGCCAGTCACTGGTGTCTTGGAGGTCCAAGAAACAAGATATGGTTTCGATGAGCTCTGCTGAATCCGAGTATAGAGCCATGAGTGTGATAACTAAGGAGTTGTTGTGGTTTACCTACCTCTTGAAGGCTCTACGGGTACCTTTCTCTCTTCCAGTTTATTTGTATTGTGATAACCAGGCGACTCTCTACATTGCGAGTAACTCGATTTATCATGAGCGCACGAAACATATAGAGTTTGATTGTCACAAGGTTAGAGAAGCGATTGAAGATGGTGTCCTCAAGACCATGTTTGTTCGCACTGACAATCAACTTGCTGACATCTTAACCAAAACTTTACATCTGACTCCGTTTCGAAACAACATAGGCAAGATGGGAGTCATTAACATTTACTCatctccatcttga